A DNA window from Allokutzneria albata contains the following coding sequences:
- a CDS encoding carbohydrate ABC transporter permease, with product MKRGRREALTAYLLLAPQAIGFVLFVLIPLVSVVVMSFTDTDLLTNESKPVGWANYVEIFTGDPAFWQSLAVTGIFALGLVVINVGLSLALALALNRRPRGAGFFLTLAFLAVVTSQAAWAIVWRFLLQGEGGAVNGLLDLIGLTGPNWLHEAQPSLGAVTVVAALKTVGLKAVIFLAALRNIPPGVIEAARLDGASEWRVTRHVVLPMISPTTLVVVLITLIGSFQVFDYVQLMTHGGPSHATSVLAFYIYEQGFELFRSGYASALAIVLFGLTLALVAIQWWARKKWVHE from the coding sequence GTGAAGCGCGGGCGTCGCGAGGCGCTGACCGCCTACCTCCTCCTCGCGCCGCAGGCGATCGGGTTCGTGCTGTTCGTGCTGATCCCGTTGGTCAGCGTGGTCGTCATGTCCTTCACCGACACCGACCTGCTCACCAACGAGTCGAAGCCGGTGGGCTGGGCCAACTACGTGGAGATCTTCACCGGCGATCCCGCGTTCTGGCAGTCCCTCGCGGTGACCGGGATCTTCGCGCTCGGGCTGGTCGTCATCAACGTGGGCCTGTCGCTGGCCCTGGCGCTCGCGCTCAACCGGCGCCCGCGCGGCGCGGGGTTCTTCCTGACACTGGCGTTCCTCGCCGTGGTCACCTCCCAGGCGGCGTGGGCGATCGTGTGGCGGTTCCTGCTGCAGGGCGAGGGCGGCGCGGTCAACGGCCTGCTCGACCTGATCGGCCTGACCGGGCCCAACTGGCTGCACGAGGCCCAGCCCTCGCTCGGTGCGGTGACCGTGGTGGCCGCGCTGAAGACCGTGGGGCTCAAGGCGGTGATCTTCCTGGCGGCGCTGCGGAACATCCCGCCCGGGGTGATCGAGGCCGCCCGGCTGGACGGGGCGAGCGAGTGGCGGGTCACCAGGCACGTCGTGCTGCCGATGATCTCGCCGACCACCCTCGTCGTCGTCCTGATCACGCTGATCGGCTCCTTCCAGGTCTTCGACTACGTCCAGCTGATGACGCACGGCGGGCCGTCGCACGCCACCTCCGTGCTCGCGTTCTACATCTACGAGCAGGGTTTCGAGCTCTTCCGCAGCGGGTACGCGAGCGCGCTCGCAATCGTCCTCTTCGGACTGACCCTGGCGCTCGTGGCGATCCAGTGGTGGGCCAGGAAGAAGTGGGTGCACGAGTGA
- a CDS encoding FAD-dependent oxidoreductase, protein MELDCDVLVVGAGCGGVAAALAAAGQGLDVVLTEPTDWLGGQLTAQAVPPDEHPWVEMMGVTASYRRMRTLVRARYRADPRLREGPRRENALNPGAGWVSRLCAEPTVIHSVLAEMLAPSEHRGNLRLFFRHRPVFVEVEGDRVSAVRFDPGVVVRARQVIDATEEGDLLPLADCEHVLGAESSADTGEPHAVDGPAQPFDQQAITWCAALEYDPRGEHVIERPKGYEFWRGYRAPFWPGPQLGWTTQEPETGCPLRRPLFGAKDEQDLWRFRRIRCGAHYEPPLPDVTLVNWPHIDYWLEPITGVAGDLRRQRLEQARELTLSFVYWMQTEAGYPGLRLSEKTLGTDDGLAAMPYIREARRIKAEFTVLEHHIGVEARPGAVEAEQFADSVGIGSYRIDLHPSTGGQGYVDIPSYPFQIPLGALIPVRLDNVIAGGKCLGVTHITNGCYRLHPVEWNVGEAAGALAAHAIERGVPPRAIRARADLLTEFQDRLQAIGVELEWPAWVRTRQR, encoded by the coding sequence ATGGAACTCGACTGCGATGTGCTCGTCGTGGGCGCGGGCTGCGGTGGCGTCGCCGCCGCGCTGGCCGCGGCGGGGCAGGGGCTCGACGTCGTCCTCACCGAGCCGACCGACTGGCTCGGCGGGCAGCTCACCGCCCAGGCCGTGCCGCCGGACGAGCACCCCTGGGTGGAGATGATGGGCGTGACCGCGTCCTACCGGCGCATGAGAACCCTTGTGCGAGCGCGGTACCGCGCCGATCCGCGGCTGCGGGAGGGACCGCGCCGGGAGAACGCGCTCAATCCCGGGGCAGGCTGGGTCAGCAGGCTGTGCGCGGAACCGACGGTGATCCACTCCGTGCTCGCCGAGATGCTGGCTCCTTCGGAGCACAGAGGAAACCTGAGGCTGTTCTTCCGGCACCGTCCGGTTTTCGTTGAGGTGGAGGGTGATCGCGTCAGCGCGGTGCGGTTCGATCCCGGGGTCGTGGTGCGCGCCAGGCAGGTCATCGACGCCACGGAGGAGGGAGACCTGCTCCCGCTGGCCGACTGCGAACACGTGCTCGGCGCGGAGAGTTCCGCCGACACCGGGGAGCCGCACGCTGTCGACGGCCCCGCGCAGCCCTTCGACCAGCAGGCCATCACCTGGTGCGCCGCGCTCGAATACGACCCGCGCGGTGAACACGTGATCGAGCGGCCGAAGGGCTACGAGTTCTGGCGCGGCTACCGGGCGCCGTTCTGGCCGGGACCGCAGCTCGGGTGGACGACCCAGGAACCGGAGACCGGGTGCCCGCTGCGGAGGCCGCTGTTCGGCGCGAAGGACGAGCAGGACCTCTGGCGGTTCCGGCGCATCCGCTGCGGAGCGCACTACGAGCCGCCGCTTCCGGACGTCACGCTCGTCAACTGGCCGCACATCGACTACTGGCTCGAACCGATCACCGGCGTCGCCGGGGACCTCCGTCGGCAGCGACTGGAACAGGCCCGCGAGCTGACGCTGTCCTTTGTGTACTGGATGCAGACCGAAGCGGGATACCCCGGACTGCGGCTGTCCGAGAAGACGCTCGGCACCGATGACGGCCTCGCCGCCATGCCGTACATCCGTGAAGCACGGCGCATCAAGGCCGAGTTCACCGTGCTGGAACACCACATCGGCGTCGAAGCACGGCCCGGCGCGGTCGAGGCGGAGCAGTTCGCCGACTCCGTGGGCATCGGCAGCTACCGCATCGACCTGCACCCCAGCACGGGCGGCCAGGGCTACGTGGACATCCCGTCGTACCCCTTCCAGATCCCGTTGGGCGCCCTGATCCCCGTTCGCCTCGACAACGTGATCGCGGGCGGGAAATGCCTCGGCGTCACGCACATCACCAACGGCTGCTACCGGCTCCACCCGGTGGAGTGGAACGTCGGCGAGGCCGCGGGAGCACTGGCCGCGCACGCCATCGAACGCGGTGTTCCGCCGAGGGCGATCCGGGCCCGCGCCGACCTGCTCACCGAGTTCCAGGACCGCTTGCAGGCGATCGGCGTCGAACTCGAATGGCCCGCGTGGGTCCGGACCCGGCAGCGATAG
- a CDS encoding carbohydrate ABC transporter permease has translation MIYLLLVVLVAPLVFPFLWMVSSAFKQPSEIFAFPPSLLPGAPTWNNIVEVFTFQPFARQIYNSLYIALVVALLTCALSLLSGYAFARLRFPGKNLVFLVLLSALMLPTEVTLIPNFLMIRDMGLADTHVPLLAIPTFGAIGVTGIFLMRQFLQGIPRELEEAAMIDGIGRIGVLWHIVLPLARPILGTIGIVSFLASWNSFLEPLVFLNRNELFTVPLGLSTYTDTSGNPIWNLQLAATAVSTVPVLIAYLLARRHITDSLAHAGMK, from the coding sequence GTGATCTACCTCCTGCTGGTCGTCCTCGTCGCGCCACTGGTCTTTCCGTTCCTGTGGATGGTCTCCAGCGCGTTCAAGCAGCCGTCGGAGATCTTCGCGTTCCCGCCGTCGCTGCTGCCGGGAGCGCCGACGTGGAACAACATCGTCGAGGTCTTCACCTTCCAGCCCTTCGCCAGGCAGATCTACAACAGCCTCTACATCGCGCTGGTGGTCGCGCTGCTCACCTGCGCGCTGTCGCTGCTGTCCGGCTACGCCTTCGCCCGGCTGCGCTTCCCGGGGAAGAACCTGGTCTTCCTGGTCCTGCTGAGCGCGCTGATGCTGCCGACCGAGGTGACGCTGATCCCGAACTTCCTGATGATCAGGGACATGGGGCTGGCCGACACGCACGTGCCGCTGCTGGCCATCCCGACCTTCGGCGCGATCGGGGTGACCGGGATCTTCCTCATGCGCCAGTTCCTCCAGGGCATCCCGCGCGAGCTGGAGGAGGCGGCGATGATCGACGGCATCGGCCGCATCGGCGTCCTGTGGCACATCGTGCTGCCGCTGGCCCGGCCCATCCTCGGCACCATCGGGATCGTGTCGTTCCTGGCGAGCTGGAACTCCTTCCTGGAACCGCTGGTGTTCCTCAACCGCAACGAGCTGTTCACCGTGCCGCTCGGGCTGAGCACCTACACCGACACGAGCGGGAACCCGATCTGGAACCTCCAGCTCGCGGCGACCGCGGTGTCCACGGTGCCCGTCCTGATCGCCTACCTCCTGGCCCGCAGGCACATCACCGACAGCCTGGCCCACGCCGGGATGAAGTGA